A genomic segment from Candidatus Thermoplasmatota archaeon encodes:
- a CDS encoding M48 family metallopeptidase, whose amino-acid sequence MTMATRQPKWSFADQIAHNRRQTVLVVGLMGAILFALVFALGLLLDAPPVFTGVGTLLVVGIYLAITWNRSVDLVIRAARARPANPAVREEQLLLHRVEEMAIASGLPTPRVYVQESDGINAFAAGRDPKEAVVCVTTGALRKLDQEELEGVIGHEMSHILNYDVRLATVTVAVVGAIAMLSEIAIRALWFGGGRRGGGRGGGAGPLIIVALVLIVLAPVFSRLVHLMLSRRREYLADATGVRLTRNPEGLARALLKIKGDVAGEPPGSKTVAGLYISNPWRRMDLSSVLSSHPPLDERVARIRRM is encoded by the coding sequence ATGACGATGGCGACCCGGCAGCCGAAGTGGAGCTTCGCGGACCAGATCGCGCACAACCGGCGCCAGACGGTGCTCGTCGTCGGGCTCATGGGGGCGATCCTCTTCGCGCTCGTCTTCGCCCTCGGGCTCCTGCTCGACGCGCCGCCCGTGTTCACGGGCGTCGGCACGCTCCTCGTCGTCGGGATCTACCTCGCGATCACGTGGAACCGGAGCGTCGATTTGGTGATCCGCGCCGCTCGGGCGCGGCCCGCCAACCCGGCCGTCCGCGAGGAGCAGCTCCTGCTCCACCGCGTCGAGGAGATGGCGATCGCATCGGGCCTCCCGACCCCGCGCGTCTACGTTCAGGAATCCGACGGCATCAACGCGTTCGCGGCGGGCCGCGACCCCAAGGAGGCGGTCGTGTGCGTCACCACGGGCGCGCTCCGCAAGCTCGACCAGGAGGAGCTCGAGGGCGTGATCGGCCACGAGATGTCGCACATCCTGAACTACGACGTCCGCCTCGCGACGGTCACGGTCGCGGTCGTGGGCGCGATCGCGATGCTCTCCGAGATCGCGATCCGGGCCTTGTGGTTCGGCGGCGGGCGGCGCGGGGGCGGCCGCGGCGGTGGAGCCGGACCGCTCATCATCGTCGCGCTCGTCCTCATCGTGCTCGCGCCCGTCTTCTCGCGCCTCGTCCACCTCATGCTGTCGCGCCGCCGCGAATACCTCGCGGACGCGACGGGCGTGCGCCTCACGCGCAATCCGGAGGGTCTCGCGCGGGCGCTCCTCAAGATCAAGGGGGATGTCGCGGGCGAGCCGCCGGGGTCGAAGACGGTCGCGGGGCTCTACATCTCGAACCCGTGGCGGAGGATGGAT
- a CDS encoding LemA family protein: MSFHLVVIPLAIVVLLVAWIVAIYNKIITLENRIDNAWGQIDVQLKRRADLIPNLVETVKGYASHEKTVLENVTRARAALMSAGSREEANAADNLLTGALKSLFAVAEAYPDLKANQNFLRLQDELTHTENKVSFARQHYNDSVLEYNNTVETIPSRFVAGPMGRAEKKMLEIEPAARETPRVSFG; this comes from the coding sequence ATGTCGTTCCACCTCGTCGTGATCCCGCTCGCGATCGTGGTCCTCCTCGTCGCGTGGATCGTCGCGATCTACAACAAGATCATCACGCTCGAGAACCGCATCGACAACGCCTGGGGCCAGATCGACGTGCAGCTGAAACGGCGCGCGGATCTCATCCCCAACCTCGTCGAGACCGTGAAGGGCTACGCGTCGCACGAGAAGACCGTCCTCGAGAACGTCACCCGCGCGCGCGCCGCGCTCATGTCCGCGGGCTCGCGCGAGGAGGCGAACGCCGCCGACAATCTTCTCACGGGCGCGCTCAAGTCGCTCTTCGCGGTCGCCGAGGCATACCCCGACCTCAAGGCGAACCAGAACTTCCTGCGCCTGCAGGACGAGCTGACGCACACCGAGAACAAGGTGAGCTTCGCGCGGCAGCACTACAACGACTCGGTGCTGGAATACAACAACACCGTCGAGACCATCCCGAGCCGCTTCGTGGCGGGCCCCATGGGCCGCGCGGAGAAGAAGATGCTCGAGATCGAGCCCGCCGCCCGCGAGACGCCCCGCGTGTCCTTCGGATGA
- a CDS encoding cobalamin B12-binding domain-containing protein — MAPEKRIRVLVAKPGLDGHDRGAKVIARALRDAGMEVVYTGLRQTPEQVAEATIQEDADVVALSCLSGAHMTLFPRIVKLIHGAGARDVLILGGGIIPPDDGAALKKEGIAEVFGPGTPTDDIIAYIRAHARSRVAA, encoded by the coding sequence ATGGCCCCCGAGAAGCGCATCCGCGTCCTCGTCGCCAAGCCCGGCCTCGACGGCCACGACCGCGGCGCGAAGGTCATCGCGCGCGCCCTCCGCGACGCCGGCATGGAGGTCGTCTACACGGGCCTCCGCCAGACGCCCGAGCAGGTCGCCGAGGCGACGATCCAGGAGGACGCCGACGTCGTCGCGCTCTCGTGCCTTTCGGGCGCCCACATGACGCTCTTCCCGCGCATCGTGAAGCTCATCCACGGCGCGGGCGCCCGCGACGTCCTCATCCTGGGCGGCGGCATCATCCCGCCCGACGACGGCGCGGCGCTCAAGAAGGAAGGCATCGCCGAGGTCTTCGGCCCCGGCACGCCGACCGACGACATCATCGCGTACATCCGCGCGCACGCGCGGAGCCGCGTCGCCGCGTGA
- the meaB gene encoding methylmalonyl Co-A mutase-associated GTPase MeaB, translating into MSAADLAERLLAGDRLAVARAISLAEDRDPAGREILKRVYARTGRAHVVGVTGPPGSGKSTLVDQLVGVYRKAGATVGVVAVDPTSPFTGGALLGDRVRMQSRATDPGVFIRSMGSRGHLGGLARAAVDAVRILDASGKDVVIVETVGVGQGEVDVVRLADSVIVVAVPGLGDEIQNIKAGLMEIADLFVVNKADREDADKTVAELATWLEIGMTAGWNAPVVKTVASRGEGVADLVKAIAEHRAWLDGEGRLESRRAEQGQHELLEALKERVETMVLGGRDGKRAFADLARAIARRETDPYSASEDLFDRLPAGKG; encoded by the coding sequence ATGAGCGCCGCGGACCTCGCCGAGCGCCTCCTCGCGGGCGACCGTCTCGCCGTCGCGCGCGCGATCAGCCTCGCGGAGGACCGCGACCCGGCCGGCCGCGAGATCCTGAAACGCGTCTACGCGCGCACGGGGCGCGCGCACGTCGTCGGCGTCACGGGCCCGCCGGGGTCCGGCAAGTCCACGCTCGTCGACCAGCTCGTCGGCGTGTACCGCAAGGCCGGCGCGACGGTGGGCGTCGTCGCGGTCGATCCGACCTCGCCCTTCACGGGGGGCGCCCTCCTCGGCGACCGCGTCCGGATGCAGTCCCGCGCGACGGATCCCGGCGTCTTCATCCGCAGCATGGGGAGCCGCGGCCACCTCGGCGGTCTCGCGCGCGCGGCCGTCGACGCGGTCCGCATCCTCGACGCCTCCGGCAAGGACGTCGTCATCGTCGAGACCGTCGGCGTCGGGCAAGGCGAGGTGGACGTCGTTCGCCTCGCGGATTCGGTCATCGTGGTCGCGGTGCCGGGCCTCGGCGACGAGATCCAGAACATCAAGGCCGGGCTCATGGAGATCGCGGATCTCTTCGTCGTGAACAAGGCCGACCGCGAGGACGCGGACAAGACCGTCGCGGAGCTCGCGACGTGGCTCGAGATCGGCATGACCGCGGGCTGGAACGCGCCCGTCGTGAAGACGGTGGCCTCGAGGGGCGAGGGCGTGGCGGACCTCGTGAAGGCGATCGCCGAGCACCGCGCCTGGCTCGACGGGGAGGGCCGCCTCGAGTCGCGCCGCGCGGAGCAGGGCCAGCACGAGCTGCTCGAGGCGCTCAAGGAGCGCGTCGAGACGATGGTGCTCGGCGGCCGCGACGGCAAGCGCGCCTTCGCGGACCTCGCGCGCGCGATCGCGCGGCGGGAGACGGACCCATACTCCGCGTCCGAGGACCTCTTCGACCGCCTTCCCGCGGGCAAGGGATAG